From the Lolium rigidum isolate FL_2022 chromosome 2, APGP_CSIRO_Lrig_0.1, whole genome shotgun sequence genome, one window contains:
- the LOC124692043 gene encoding probable ADP-ribosylation factor GTPase-activating protein AGD14 isoform X2, producing MASRVKEDEKNERVIRGLLKLPANKRCINCNNLGPQYVCTNFWTFVCTNCSGAHREFTHRVKSVSMAKFTAQEVTALQGGGNERAREIFFKDWDAQRNPYPDSSNTDKLRTFIKHVYVERRYTGERSSDRPPRGKDDKDEQSENRRSDGNRGGSRSPPYGESYSDRRSYSGRSDDRNSRHSYGERSPGYDQNDYKKSPRYFEGVDDRSGKTTPVQRFEDRRFSEPRKSETGSPNYEREANGSSPPVVRPVREILGDDAPQLRVGEPPKLNVARPIDPPKSNVAKPIDPPKPNGTRTIEPPPQAQRTTSIASSIGSSEGTSEQIKAASPVSLIDFGADPEPAASAPPSQAGSTPQQQPVNAQPPPQPVNATVPQPVFEQGKSAPSASGGDWASFDAFSQQQTPQVGSTVNPLESVLAQLSFSETPSAPNTSAFPTSVDPRANDRGLSSMIEQSHSSLFGAPHGTSGNQAPTGMPIQGSSVPASMGGLTSQVPSSSQGTSGVQDGTSSGDSKSSGRKPLPADFFTSLYPSAAQTMPGWQRAPQPGMGFAMQYPAGMLQGMQAYPQTAYSQPTYQQPAYQQPAYQQPGYQQPAYQQPAYQQPAYQQPAYQQPAYSQPAKASNPFDLGNEAAPIQAHAPLSGAPAGPTPPTFLGNSSFGVPPQQPQQLYPSTAPQNHYMMQHVPSNMSEQLPNSMLPRQQGGPGSLGIGYDQQAAPRYSQPSTPPSYGAVGGNPFG from the exons ATGGCGAGCCGGGTCAAGGAGGATGAGAAGAACGAGCGGGTCATACGCGGTCTGCTCAAGCTCCCCGCCAACAAGCGCTGCATCAACTGCAACAATCTG GGACCACAATATGTATGCACAAATTTCTGGACCTTTGTTTGCACCAATTGCAGTGGAGCACA CCGAGAGTTCACACACCGGGTGAAATCAGTTTCCATGGCCAAATTTACTGCTCAAGAAGTTACTGCTCTGCAAGGAGGAGGGAATGAG CGTGCAAGAGAAATATTTTTCAAGGATTGGGATGCTCAGCGCAATCCATATCCTGACAGCAG TAATACGGATAAATTGAGGACTTTCATCAAGCATGTTTACGTGGAACGGAGATATACTGGAGAAAGAAGCTCTGATAGACCACCGAGGGGAAAG GATGATAAGGATGAACAGAGTGAAAATAGAAGATCTGATGGAAATCGGGGTGGTTCAAGAAGTCCACCGTATGGTGAAAGTTACTCTGACCGTCGGAGTTATAGTGGTCGTAGTGATGACAGAAATTCCAGACATTCCTATGGAGAACGTAGTCCTGGTTATGACCAGAATGACTATAAGAAGAGTCCCCGCTACTTTGAGGGTGTCGACGATAGATCTGGCAAAACAACTCCAGTTCAAAGGTTTGAGGACCGCAGGTTTTCTGAACCAAGAAAGTCAGAGACTGGCTCTCCAAATTATGAGAGAGAAGCCAATGGATCTAGTCCTCCTGTTGTACGGCCAGTGAGGGAGATATTGGGTGATGATGCTCCTCAACTTCGGGttggtgaacctcctaagctgaaTGTAGCCAGACCGATTGACCCTCCAAAATCGAATGTAGCCAAACCGATTGACCCTCCGAAACCAAATGGAACCAGGACCATTGAACCTCCACCTCAGGCACAG AGGACGACATCCATTGCCAGCAGTATTGGTTCTTCTGAAGGGACTTCAGAACAGATAAAGGCAGCTAGTCCAGTCAGTTTAATTGATTTTGGGGCAGATCCTGAACCTGCTGCATCTGCCCCACCATCGCAGGCAGGCTCTACACCACAACAGCAGCCTGTAAATGCACAGCCACCACCACAGCCTGTTAATGCAACAGTGCCACAGCCTGTTTTTGAACAAGGCAAAAGTGCTCCATCAGCGAGCGGTGGTGATTGGGCATCTTTTGATGCTTTTAGCCAGCAACAAACACCACAAGTCGGCAGCACTGTAAATCCGCTTGAGTCTGTACTTGCACAACTATCATTCTCTGAAACACCCTCTGCACCCAATACATCAGCTTTTCCAACTTCTGTTGATCCAAGAGCAAATGACAGAGGGCTGTCATCcatgatagagcagtcacattctTCGTTATTTGGTGCACCCCATGGAACCTCAGGCAATCAG GCCCCAACAGGAATGCCCATCCAAGGATCTTCAGTTCCTGCCTCTATGGGTGGTCTTACATCTCAAGTGCCTTCAAGTTCTCAAGGAACCAGTGGTGTTCAAGACGGAACATCTTCTGGTGACAGCAAATCCAGTGGGAGGAAACCACTTCCAGCG GATTTCTTTACCTCGCTCTATCCATCAGCAGCTCAAACAATGCCTGGCTGGCAAAGAGCACCCCAACCTGGAATGGGATTTGCCATGCAGTACCCTGCTGGAATG ttacagggaatgcaagcataTCCACAGACAGCATATTCTCAACCTACATATCAACAACCTGCATATCAGCAGCCTGCATATCAACAACCTGGATATCAGCAACCTGCATATCAACAACCTGCATACCAACAACCTGCATACCAACAACCGGCGTATCAGCAACCGGCATATTCCCAACCTGCAAAAGCTTCAAATCCTTTTGACCTCGGAAATGAGGCAGCTCCGATTCAAGCTCACGCG CCCCTATCTGGAGCACCAGCAGGCCCTACTCCCCCAACATTTCTTGGTAACTCAAGTTTTGGAGTTCCACCACAGCAACCTCAGCAGCTGTATCCGTCAACTGCACCTCAAA ACCATTACATGATGCAGCACGTTCCAAGCAACATGTCTGAGCAGCTACCTAACAGCATGCTTCCAAG GCAACAAGGAGGGCCAGGCTCCCTTGGCATTGGCTATGATCAACAAGCTGCTCCCAGGTACTCCCAGCCAAGCACCCCACCTTCCTATGGTGCTGTCGGTGGAAATCCTTTTGGGTAG
- the LOC124692043 gene encoding probable ADP-ribosylation factor GTPase-activating protein AGD14 isoform X1: MASRVKEDEKNERVIRGLLKLPANKRCINCNNLGPQYVCTNFWTFVCTNCSGAHREFTHRVKSVSMAKFTAQEVTALQGGGNERAREIFFKDWDAQRNPYPDSSNTDKLRTFIKHVYVERRYTGERSSDRPPRGKDDKDEQSENRRSDGNRGGSRSPPYGESYSDRRSYSGRSDDRNSRHSYGERSPGYDQNDYKKSPRYFEGVDDRSGKTTPVQRFEDRRFSEPRKSETGSPNYEREANGSSPPVVRPVREILGDDAPQLRVGEPPKLNVARPIDPPKSNVAKPIDPPKPNGTRTIEPPPQAQRTTSIASSIGSSEGTSEQIKAASPVSLIDFGADPEPAASAPPSQAGSTPQQQPVNAQPPPQPVNATVPQPVFEQGKSAPSASGGDWASFDAFSQQQTPQVGSTVNPLESVLAQLSFSETPSAPNTSAFPTSVDPRANDRGLSSMIEQSHSSLFGAPHGTSGNQAPTGMPIQGSSVPASMGGLTSQVPSSSQGTSGVQDGTSSGDSKSSGRKPLPADFFTSLYPSAAQTMPGWQRAPQPGMGFAMQYPAGMLQGMQAYPQTAYSQPTYQQPAYQQPAYQQPGYQQPAYQQPAYQQPAYQQPAYQQPAYSQPAKASNPFDLGNEAAPIQAHAQPLSGAPAGPTPPTFLGNSSFGVPPQQPQQLYPSTAPQNHYMMQHVPSNMSEQLPNSMLPRQQGGPGSLGIGYDQQAAPRYSQPSTPPSYGAVGGNPFG, from the exons ATGGCGAGCCGGGTCAAGGAGGATGAGAAGAACGAGCGGGTCATACGCGGTCTGCTCAAGCTCCCCGCCAACAAGCGCTGCATCAACTGCAACAATCTG GGACCACAATATGTATGCACAAATTTCTGGACCTTTGTTTGCACCAATTGCAGTGGAGCACA CCGAGAGTTCACACACCGGGTGAAATCAGTTTCCATGGCCAAATTTACTGCTCAAGAAGTTACTGCTCTGCAAGGAGGAGGGAATGAG CGTGCAAGAGAAATATTTTTCAAGGATTGGGATGCTCAGCGCAATCCATATCCTGACAGCAG TAATACGGATAAATTGAGGACTTTCATCAAGCATGTTTACGTGGAACGGAGATATACTGGAGAAAGAAGCTCTGATAGACCACCGAGGGGAAAG GATGATAAGGATGAACAGAGTGAAAATAGAAGATCTGATGGAAATCGGGGTGGTTCAAGAAGTCCACCGTATGGTGAAAGTTACTCTGACCGTCGGAGTTATAGTGGTCGTAGTGATGACAGAAATTCCAGACATTCCTATGGAGAACGTAGTCCTGGTTATGACCAGAATGACTATAAGAAGAGTCCCCGCTACTTTGAGGGTGTCGACGATAGATCTGGCAAAACAACTCCAGTTCAAAGGTTTGAGGACCGCAGGTTTTCTGAACCAAGAAAGTCAGAGACTGGCTCTCCAAATTATGAGAGAGAAGCCAATGGATCTAGTCCTCCTGTTGTACGGCCAGTGAGGGAGATATTGGGTGATGATGCTCCTCAACTTCGGGttggtgaacctcctaagctgaaTGTAGCCAGACCGATTGACCCTCCAAAATCGAATGTAGCCAAACCGATTGACCCTCCGAAACCAAATGGAACCAGGACCATTGAACCTCCACCTCAGGCACAG AGGACGACATCCATTGCCAGCAGTATTGGTTCTTCTGAAGGGACTTCAGAACAGATAAAGGCAGCTAGTCCAGTCAGTTTAATTGATTTTGGGGCAGATCCTGAACCTGCTGCATCTGCCCCACCATCGCAGGCAGGCTCTACACCACAACAGCAGCCTGTAAATGCACAGCCACCACCACAGCCTGTTAATGCAACAGTGCCACAGCCTGTTTTTGAACAAGGCAAAAGTGCTCCATCAGCGAGCGGTGGTGATTGGGCATCTTTTGATGCTTTTAGCCAGCAACAAACACCACAAGTCGGCAGCACTGTAAATCCGCTTGAGTCTGTACTTGCACAACTATCATTCTCTGAAACACCCTCTGCACCCAATACATCAGCTTTTCCAACTTCTGTTGATCCAAGAGCAAATGACAGAGGGCTGTCATCcatgatagagcagtcacattctTCGTTATTTGGTGCACCCCATGGAACCTCAGGCAATCAG GCCCCAACAGGAATGCCCATCCAAGGATCTTCAGTTCCTGCCTCTATGGGTGGTCTTACATCTCAAGTGCCTTCAAGTTCTCAAGGAACCAGTGGTGTTCAAGACGGAACATCTTCTGGTGACAGCAAATCCAGTGGGAGGAAACCACTTCCAGCG GATTTCTTTACCTCGCTCTATCCATCAGCAGCTCAAACAATGCCTGGCTGGCAAAGAGCACCCCAACCTGGAATGGGATTTGCCATGCAGTACCCTGCTGGAATG ttacagggaatgcaagcataTCCACAGACAGCATATTCTCAACCTACATATCAACAACCTGCATATCAGCAGCCTGCATATCAACAACCTGGATATCAGCAACCTGCATATCAACAACCTGCATACCAACAACCTGCATACCAACAACCGGCGTATCAGCAACCGGCATATTCCCAACCTGCAAAAGCTTCAAATCCTTTTGACCTCGGAAATGAGGCAGCTCCGATTCAAGCTCACGCG CAGCCCCTATCTGGAGCACCAGCAGGCCCTACTCCCCCAACATTTCTTGGTAACTCAAGTTTTGGAGTTCCACCACAGCAACCTCAGCAGCTGTATCCGTCAACTGCACCTCAAA ACCATTACATGATGCAGCACGTTCCAAGCAACATGTCTGAGCAGCTACCTAACAGCATGCTTCCAAG GCAACAAGGAGGGCCAGGCTCCCTTGGCATTGGCTATGATCAACAAGCTGCTCCCAGGTACTCCCAGCCAAGCACCCCACCTTCCTATGGTGCTGTCGGTGGAAATCCTTTTGGGTAG